In one Nicotiana tomentosiformis chromosome 6, ASM39032v3, whole genome shotgun sequence genomic region, the following are encoded:
- the LOC104092563 gene encoding myb family transcription factor PHL11, whose translation MYNNGSGVGRGGGFMYENEVVMTRDPKPRLRWTADLHQHFVDAVTKLGGPDKATPKSVLRLMGVKGLTLYHLKSHLQKYRLGQQAKRQNIAEQNKENSGDSSGQFNLHSSGPSTSSLSMNYMQGDVPIAEAVMSQIEVQKRLQDQLEVQQKLQMRIEAQGKYLQAILSKAQKSIPVNMNSPSATRAQLTDFDLPLSNLMDYANRENQDDKIIDKRTHDNIKEELQRSNYIVEEEQKSNTVNLKLKEAFINFDLNSRSSYDFVGANAAILEAKSLSDGRLET comes from the exons ATGTATAATAATGGAAGTGGGGTGGGAAGAGGAGGAGGTTTTATGTATGAGAATGAAGTGGTGATGACAAGAGACCCAAAGCCAAGGTTGAGGTGGACTGCTGATCTACATCAACACTTTGTCGATGCTGTCACTAAACTTGGTGGTCCTGATA AAGCAACTCCCAAATCAGTACTGAGGTTAATGGGCGTAAAGGGTTTGACACTATACCATTTGAAGAGTCACTTGCAG AAGTATAGACTTGGACAGCAGGCCAAGAGACAAAACATAGCTGAGCAAAACAAAGAGAACAGTG GGGACTCGTCGGGACAATTTAATTTGCATTCCTCAGGCCCCAGTACCTCTTCATTAAGTATGAACTATATGCAAGG AGATGTTCCAATAGCAGAGGCAGTAATGAGTCAGATTGAAGTTCAGAAAAGATTACAGGACCAGCTTGAG GTGCAACAGAAATTGCAAATGAGAATAGAGGCACAAGGTAAGTATTTGCAAGCGATATTAAGTAAAGCTCAGAAAAGCATTCCAGTCAACATGAATTCTCCTAGTGCAACAAGAGCTCAGCTTACTGATTTTGATTTACCTCTGTCAAATTTAATGGATTACGCGAATAGAGAAAACCAGGATGATAAAATTATTGATAAAAGAACACATGATAATATCAAAGAGGAGCTACAAAGGTCTAATTACATTGTGGAGGAAGAACAAAAGAGCAATACTGTGAATCTTAAGCTCAAAGAAGCTTTCATTAACTTCGATTTGAACTCCAGAAGTAGCTATGACTTTGTTGGTGCAAATGCAGCCATATTGGAAGCCAAATCACTTTCAGATGGAAGATTAGAAACATAG